The following proteins are co-located in the Flavobacterium sp. CECT 9288 genome:
- a CDS encoding amidohydrolase family protein, whose product MKLKILSLFAVLWSINGMTQESKGLIIKDINLITMTSPNITERKSVLIENGKIVKIDDFNKLSKKSNHEVIEGYNKFLMPGLAEMHSHVPEEKDVENYLLENIAAGVTHIRVMNTKTPQLLLKNKIETDSNISSPKMHYSHIISREDKYTEPQFDSLMVAIKKNNLNFIKVFSIANEEVFDNLMKSANRNSIIVCGHYPKEVALEKVLQSGYKSIEHLAGYEKINDQSALANAILLTKKYSVYNCPTLDWDIMSVKLSYPNDYKNRLVYFNAPKTYLEKWEKELNDYITAKGNDQIIQAAEKYKPQFQYKQKILKQLNDNKCLLLLGSDPAGSFQMNGFNMYEEMVNWSNAGIDTFTILKSATSTPASFFGETKNWGTIEIGKSADLIILDKNPLQDITNIKTVAITIIEGKVYVKSDLLKKLESNSKN is encoded by the coding sequence ATGAAACTAAAAATACTATCTCTCTTTGCTGTTTTATGGAGTATTAATGGAATGACGCAAGAATCCAAAGGATTGATCATAAAAGACATTAACTTAATAACAATGACCAGTCCAAATATTACTGAAAGAAAAAGCGTTTTAATTGAAAATGGCAAAATTGTAAAGATTGATGATTTCAATAAACTTTCAAAAAAATCAAACCATGAAGTAATTGAGGGTTACAACAAGTTCTTGATGCCAGGATTAGCTGAAATGCACAGCCATGTCCCTGAAGAAAAAGATGTAGAGAATTATCTTTTAGAAAATATTGCCGCAGGAGTAACTCATATTAGGGTTATGAATACAAAAACACCTCAACTTTTATTAAAAAATAAAATTGAGACAGATAGCAATATAAGTAGCCCAAAAATGCATTACAGTCATATAATATCACGTGAGGATAAATATACAGAACCGCAATTTGACAGTTTGATGGTTGCAATAAAAAAGAATAATCTTAATTTTATAAAAGTTTTTAGCATAGCTAATGAAGAAGTTTTTGACAACTTGATGAAATCGGCTAATAGAAATTCTATTATCGTTTGTGGACACTATCCTAAGGAAGTTGCACTTGAAAAAGTACTGCAATCTGGTTACAAAAGCATTGAACATCTTGCTGGCTACGAAAAAATTAATGACCAAAGTGCTCTAGCAAATGCTATTTTATTAACCAAAAAATATAGCGTTTACAACTGTCCTACGCTAGATTGGGATATTATGTCAGTAAAACTAAGTTATCCTAATGACTATAAAAATAGACTGGTTTATTTTAATGCTCCTAAAACGTATCTCGAAAAATGGGAAAAAGAATTAAACGATTATATAACTGCAAAAGGAAATGACCAAATCATACAAGCTGCAGAAAAATACAAACCTCAATTTCAATACAAACAAAAAATTCTAAAACAACTCAATGATAACAAATGCCTTTTGTTACTAGGTAGTGACCCTGCAGGCAGCTTTCAAATGAACGGATTTAATATGTACGAAGAAATGGTAAATTGGTCAAATGCTGGAATTGATACCTTTACTATTTTAAAATCGGCCACTTCAACGCCTGCATCCTTTTTTGGTGAAACCAAAAATTGGGGGACAATTGAAATAGGTAAATCTGCTGATCTAATAATTCTAGACAAAAATCCATTACAAGATATCACCAACATCAAAACAGTTGCAATCACAATCATTGAAGGTAAAGTTTATGTAAAATCAGACCTACTAAAAAAGTTAGAATCAAATTCTAAGAATTAA
- a CDS encoding ion channel, translated as MKLKGEGQQNTGFGTNANNYGGRFINKDGSANVEKRGMFILNRISWYHTMIEMPRWRFLCTLLLFYIGMNFIFACLYYLIGIEYLNGIDISGTELGKFGQAYFFSAQTFTTVGYGHISPIGFLSSLLAAAEALIGLLSFAIATGLFFGRFSKPTAFLKFSHNAIIAPYREGTGLMMRVTPFKNTNLTDAFAKVTIRMSIKENEVYINKFFALDLELERINVLTLSWTLVHPITESSPLYGFTEEDFKSTNGEIIVFLTAFDDMFSNTVATRTSYTFNELIYGAKFEPMYTRNEDNSKTILHLDLLNAIKPVSFK; from the coding sequence ATGAAATTAAAAGGTGAAGGACAACAAAATACGGGTTTTGGTACGAATGCCAATAATTACGGTGGCCGTTTTATTAACAAGGATGGAAGTGCCAATGTTGAAAAAAGAGGAATGTTTATCTTAAATAGAATCAGTTGGTACCACACCATGATTGAGATGCCTCGATGGCGTTTTCTATGCACCTTACTCCTTTTTTATATTGGTATGAATTTTATTTTTGCCTGTTTGTATTACCTCATTGGAATAGAATATTTAAATGGTATTGATATTTCTGGTACAGAGTTAGGTAAATTTGGTCAAGCGTACTTTTTTAGTGCACAAACCTTTACTACAGTGGGATATGGTCATATAAGTCCTATTGGTTTTTTGAGTAGTTTATTGGCTGCAGCCGAAGCCTTGATTGGATTACTTAGTTTTGCCATTGCAACAGGTTTATTTTTTGGAAGGTTTAGTAAGCCCACCGCTTTTCTTAAGTTTTCTCATAATGCTATCATTGCACCGTATAGAGAAGGTACGGGTTTGATGATGCGAGTAACCCCTTTTAAAAATACCAATCTTACCGATGCTTTTGCGAAGGTCACCATTAGAATGAGCATAAAAGAAAATGAGGTTTATATCAATAAATTTTTTGCATTAGACCTAGAATTAGAAAGAATAAATGTGCTCACTTTAAGCTGGACACTCGTTCATCCTATAACAGAGAGCAGCCCGCTATATGGTTTTACCGAAGAGGATTTCAAATCTACCAATGGAGAAATTATTGTATTCTTAACTGCCTTTGATGACATGTTTAGCAATACAGTTGCCACAAGAACATCATATACATTTAACGAATTAATTTATGGTGCTAAGTTTGAACCTATGTACACTAGAAATGAAGATAATTCTAAGACAATTCTGCATTTAGACCTTTTGAATGCTATAAAGCCTGTGAGTTTTAAATAA
- a CDS encoding dienelactone hydrolase family protein, whose protein sequence is MKKITKEDISQEVFDLYDDYAHNKIDRRGFVEKLSLFAVGTLTLPSLLSFMSPNYVDSILIQPEDPRIKSGFITYNSDKGGGPIKGLLSQPTKTRKKLPGIIVVHENRGLNPYIEDVGRRGAVEGFITLAPDALSPLGGYPGNDDAGRELQKKRTREEMLEDFIAAYHFLKSHKDCNGHIGVVGFCFGGWIANMMAVKIPELGAAVPYYGGQPTAAEAELIKTPILAQYAGLDTRVNEGWPAYETILKKNNVQHVAYFYDGVNHGFHNNTTPRYDEKAATLSWTRTIDFFKQELKKK, encoded by the coding sequence ATGAAAAAAATAACCAAAGAAGATATCAGTCAAGAGGTATTTGACTTATATGACGATTATGCACACAATAAAATTGATCGTCGCGGATTTGTAGAAAAACTATCCTTATTTGCTGTCGGTACCTTAACGCTTCCATCATTATTGAGTTTCATGTCGCCTAATTATGTGGACTCTATTTTGATACAACCCGAAGACCCCAGAATAAAATCGGGATTTATTACTTACAACTCAGATAAAGGTGGCGGACCAATAAAAGGACTTTTATCTCAACCTACTAAAACCCGAAAAAAACTACCCGGAATTATTGTAGTACATGAAAACCGAGGTCTTAATCCGTACATTGAAGATGTAGGTCGTAGAGGAGCTGTTGAAGGGTTTATAACACTTGCGCCAGATGCTTTATCTCCATTAGGTGGTTATCCTGGTAATGATGATGCAGGACGCGAACTTCAAAAGAAACGTACGCGCGAGGAAATGCTCGAAGATTTTATTGCTGCCTACCATTTTTTAAAATCGCACAAAGATTGCAACGGACATATAGGAGTTGTAGGGTTTTGTTTTGGAGGTTGGATTGCAAATATGATGGCGGTAAAAATACCAGAACTTGGTGCCGCAGTTCCTTATTATGGAGGGCAACCCACAGCTGCCGAAGCCGAACTGATTAAAACCCCTATCCTAGCCCAATACGCAGGCTTAGACACCCGTGTGAACGAAGGTTGGCCTGCTTATGAAACCATCTTAAAAAAGAACAATGTACAACATGTTGCCTATTTTTATGATGGTGTTAACCATGGTTTTCACAACAATACCACACCAAGATACGATGAAAAAGCCGCTACTTTATCTTGGACCAGAACCATTGATTTTTTCAAGCAGGAATTAAAGAAGAAATAA
- a CDS encoding YkgJ family cysteine cluster protein — MAIAQKVQLVEALFDRLEKEIIVFQAQSQLNCCSGCGACCSTPEIEASPLEFLPWALHLFLNGEAEKKLDMLKHKSNTFCYLYQPLTLVDRAMGRCSNYRYRGLICRLFGYAATRDKYGQLRLATCKIIKEGQNEHYKTTEEAISKGLYIPVFTDYYMQLSQIDARLGITMMPINKALRTAIEEVLHYYAYRPFPKDLGNIA; from the coding sequence ATGGCTATAGCTCAAAAGGTTCAATTGGTAGAAGCATTATTTGACCGTCTTGAAAAGGAAATTATAGTCTTTCAGGCCCAATCACAATTAAACTGTTGTAGCGGTTGCGGCGCATGTTGCAGTACTCCTGAAATAGAAGCGTCGCCATTAGAGTTTTTGCCTTGGGCACTGCATTTATTTTTGAATGGAGAAGCTGAAAAAAAGCTGGATATGTTAAAACATAAGTCCAATACTTTTTGTTACTTGTATCAACCTCTAACCTTAGTAGATCGAGCTATGGGGCGTTGCAGCAATTACCGATATCGCGGTTTAATCTGTAGGCTTTTTGGATATGCAGCCACGAGAGACAAATACGGTCAGCTACGATTAGCGACTTGCAAAATCATAAAAGAAGGACAAAACGAACACTACAAAACTACTGAAGAAGCTATAAGTAAAGGGCTTTACATTCCTGTTTTTACAGACTATTACATGCAACTTTCCCAGATTGATGCACGTCTAGGCATTACCATGATGCCTATCAATAAAGCTTTAAGAACCGCTATTGAAGAAGTTCTACACTATTATGCCTACCGTCCTTTTCCAAAAGATTTGGGTAATATTGCTTAA